A window of Pirellula sp. SH-Sr6A contains these coding sequences:
- a CDS encoding S-adenosyl-l-methionine hydroxide adenosyltransferase family protein codes for MSSNEYSPAIIALTTDFGASFYVGQLKGVLATLAPQARVIDLTHEIEPQSIRHGAIVLQDSIPWFPKGSIHIAVVDPGVGTDRRLVVADFDGRLVIGPDNGLLSALAADSPPRRIVQLNKPEYWATRPSATFHGRDIMAPVAAYLANGGEVEALGDPLQTLHPSPIPQVAYRYESDLEIIEGVVCMADRYGNVLTNVRIQDLPALTQPRAIHEWKLVIEGLENPHPGRIDRREISIVNTYGDANSGEWVALIGSSGRLEISIPNGNARDCLAGGLRRFHMVRKGTIDPSSSFSR; via the coding sequence TTGAGTAGTAACGAGTACTCTCCCGCCATCATCGCGTTGACAACCGACTTTGGAGCGAGCTTTTACGTCGGACAATTGAAAGGAGTCTTGGCCACCTTGGCTCCGCAAGCTCGCGTAATCGACCTGACACACGAAATCGAACCGCAGTCCATTCGTCACGGTGCCATCGTTCTTCAGGACTCGATACCCTGGTTTCCCAAAGGTTCCATCCACATCGCGGTGGTGGATCCCGGAGTCGGAACCGATCGGAGGCTCGTCGTTGCCGACTTCGACGGTCGACTTGTAATCGGGCCCGATAATGGTCTTCTCTCAGCCCTCGCTGCGGACAGCCCTCCACGACGAATTGTCCAGCTGAACAAACCCGAATACTGGGCCACACGGCCGAGTGCAACCTTCCATGGGCGAGACATCATGGCGCCAGTGGCTGCGTACTTAGCAAATGGTGGGGAAGTAGAAGCGCTCGGCGATCCGCTACAGACCTTGCATCCGAGCCCTATCCCCCAAGTGGCGTATCGATACGAGTCGGACTTGGAAATCATCGAAGGAGTGGTCTGCATGGCTGACCGCTACGGTAATGTTCTGACCAATGTACGAATTCAGGACTTGCCTGCGTTGACGCAACCTCGTGCCATTCATGAATGGAAACTCGTTATCGAAGGTTTGGAGAATCCCCATCCGGGTCGAATCGATCGACGCGAGATTTCCATCGTGAACACTTATGGAGACGCCAATTCTGGCGAATGGGTCGCCTTGATTGGCTCGTCGGGGCGGCTGGAAATCAGTATTCCAAATGGCAACGCTCGGGACTGCCTTGCCGGCGGTCTTCGTCGCTTTCATATGGTTCGGAAGGGGACGATTGATCCATCGTCAAGTTTTTCACGCTAG
- a CDS encoding adenosylmethionine-8-amino-7-oxononanoate aminotransferase: MAAKITGSVVDISPSGDLITDLTAERLVGIGHSEETKIVVDDEFETFGIYGPEHQQPEMTLIAILEDGQPLRLHLVSDSASMMLGVKKGAPVQVH; encoded by the coding sequence GTGGCAGCAAAGATTACCGGAAGCGTCGTAGATATCAGTCCCAGCGGTGATTTGATTACGGATCTCACGGCAGAGCGACTCGTTGGCATCGGCCATTCGGAAGAGACGAAGATTGTGGTCGATGATGAGTTCGAGACTTTCGGTATTTATGGTCCCGAACATCAGCAGCCGGAAATGACGCTCATCGCGATTTTGGAAGATGGCCAACCGTTGCGATTGCACTTGGTCTCCGATTCGGCGTCGATGATGTTGGGGGTTAAAAAAGGGGCTCCCGTTCAAGTCCACTAG
- a CDS encoding TlpA family protein disulfide reductase gives MLQIGVCLGLALGLLGIAPSAPHSFAQVNENTPKRLGTLRLVGGDVLKGGFEVSGATGSSDGGLHWHCPSFAMPVAIPWEKVESIALDRPLPSAETTSATAVAREGVPRFVVEYWSGGCVTGEVESMDESSIRLRSSRFGSKDIPLTSIRTLLRVVDGPAKEAGMIPPESWTQTIPRAESESDQRWNVRVGSIQTETPGTSIEQRVFLPDVNAMEIDVAWTHSSPNWILTLGAPKKLELHVRKIEHRNALSVTLLFEENENADLATAIIPFEGLESMRLRILSDYIRGQFALVWKGKTIAEIRGKEKQRSAGVQSLVLTNVAPGGMQLRELRISRSTFSIDSSSLDPVALENSSVPKIILFNSEDFAGFPTDFQSADSSFGLAGSASALGRISLANVERIEFPRKAEQPVSNRSVFFVELENGNRYSSHRIEAAGNTFLLKDTPIALDIVCPTSEIIAIHAQRWNEEPAGWLTQPGRSMRISTEHVTALGELVGHSHPNKSERGISVFGWRIAPDLLSLPLNEKVSGTIDIFTRPASGGENPAAAKLSPQSRMERFGRLLQPGEPALYLTSGDSIPARLDQLRDGLLEVASEFFGNTTIGSSHVRGFRYLVYTGTDALQEDVLQRLLTVPRAQRSDPPTHLVVSREGDVVRGKLMELDPDSLVLDVRGTPQRFWSKNIAEVIWLAPPPELAPTDPIGLEANSQPEPPVDAPMTCQVVMELGTVLSIVPESIAEGVICGRHPQLGECRLPLTSCSRILFGDEIASNARSSQYSKWALRHAIDPKFILEEKEAADAAAGRSKWIGQQAPDIQVERLDGTPWNLTSRKGKVVVVDFWASWCGPCMKSLPEVAKIASDFAPSDVEFLALNLEEAPQVARAVASAMGLQEWTAIDRDGSIAKSYGAAAIPYTVVIGTDGIIRAVFIGSTPDTANRLRETIAKALAGDSSVE, from the coding sequence ATGCTCCAAATCGGAGTATGTCTCGGGCTCGCGCTGGGCCTGCTTGGCATCGCGCCGAGCGCTCCGCATTCGTTCGCACAAGTAAACGAGAATACGCCGAAAAGGCTTGGAACCCTTCGACTCGTCGGTGGCGATGTACTCAAAGGTGGTTTTGAGGTCTCGGGTGCAACAGGTAGTTCGGATGGAGGGTTGCATTGGCATTGTCCCAGTTTCGCGATGCCCGTTGCCATCCCGTGGGAGAAAGTAGAATCGATTGCATTGGACCGACCATTGCCGTCTGCTGAAACAACGTCGGCCACTGCCGTGGCTCGCGAAGGGGTTCCTCGGTTTGTTGTGGAGTACTGGTCGGGTGGTTGTGTCACGGGCGAAGTGGAATCGATGGACGAGAGTTCTATTCGATTGAGATCCAGCCGCTTTGGTAGCAAAGACATTCCCCTCACCTCGATCCGGACATTGTTGCGGGTTGTAGATGGGCCCGCGAAAGAGGCTGGGATGATCCCGCCCGAATCTTGGACACAAACCATTCCACGAGCCGAGTCCGAATCGGATCAACGATGGAACGTTCGTGTCGGATCCATCCAAACCGAAACTCCAGGCACTTCAATCGAGCAGCGTGTCTTTCTGCCCGATGTGAATGCGATGGAGATCGATGTCGCTTGGACACACTCCAGCCCGAATTGGATCCTAACACTTGGGGCTCCAAAGAAATTGGAGTTGCATGTGCGCAAGATCGAGCATCGCAACGCTCTGAGTGTCACATTGCTTTTCGAAGAGAATGAAAACGCCGATTTGGCAACCGCTATCATTCCGTTCGAAGGTTTGGAGTCCATGCGTCTTCGAATTCTCTCAGACTATATCCGTGGACAATTCGCACTGGTTTGGAAGGGAAAGACAATTGCGGAGATTCGAGGTAAGGAAAAGCAGCGAAGCGCTGGGGTGCAGTCCCTGGTTTTGACCAATGTCGCGCCAGGTGGAATGCAGTTGCGAGAACTGCGGATCTCGCGCTCGACGTTTTCCATCGATTCGAGTTCGTTGGATCCAGTCGCTTTGGAGAATTCTTCGGTTCCAAAAATCATCCTCTTCAATAGCGAAGACTTCGCGGGATTTCCAACCGACTTTCAATCTGCCGATAGCAGTTTTGGCTTGGCCGGATCGGCCAGCGCACTCGGGCGCATTTCCCTTGCAAATGTAGAACGCATCGAGTTCCCTCGCAAAGCAGAGCAGCCGGTGTCCAATCGATCGGTTTTCTTCGTAGAGCTGGAGAATGGGAATAGGTATTCGTCGCATCGGATCGAAGCGGCAGGAAATACGTTTCTTCTCAAGGATACGCCGATCGCCCTCGATATCGTCTGCCCAACGTCTGAGATCATTGCCATTCATGCTCAGCGATGGAACGAAGAGCCAGCAGGTTGGCTCACTCAGCCGGGACGATCCATGCGGATTTCAACCGAACATGTCACCGCCTTGGGAGAACTCGTCGGGCATTCGCACCCAAATAAGTCCGAGCGAGGGATCTCTGTATTCGGGTGGCGCATCGCACCGGATCTTCTTTCGCTCCCTTTGAATGAAAAGGTGAGTGGAACGATCGATATCTTTACGAGGCCGGCTTCCGGTGGAGAGAACCCGGCGGCCGCCAAGCTTTCCCCCCAGTCTCGCATGGAGCGATTTGGCCGTCTTCTCCAGCCGGGTGAGCCAGCCCTTTACCTAACTTCAGGGGACAGTATTCCGGCTCGATTGGATCAGCTTCGCGATGGTCTTCTCGAAGTCGCGAGCGAGTTCTTTGGAAACACGACCATCGGATCGAGTCATGTGCGTGGGTTCCGTTACCTCGTCTATACGGGAACCGATGCACTGCAGGAAGATGTCCTGCAACGATTGCTCACGGTTCCTCGAGCCCAACGCAGCGATCCTCCAACGCATCTAGTTGTGTCCCGGGAAGGGGATGTGGTGCGAGGCAAGCTTATGGAATTGGACCCGGATTCCCTGGTGCTCGATGTGCGAGGTACCCCTCAACGCTTTTGGAGCAAGAACATCGCGGAAGTCATTTGGCTCGCGCCGCCCCCGGAGCTTGCGCCAACAGACCCGATCGGGCTAGAAGCCAACTCTCAACCCGAGCCGCCAGTCGATGCACCCATGACCTGCCAAGTCGTGATGGAACTGGGGACTGTCCTTTCCATCGTTCCCGAATCGATTGCCGAGGGGGTAATTTGCGGTCGCCACCCACAATTGGGGGAATGCAGATTGCCTCTTACAAGCTGCTCTCGGATTCTTTTTGGAGACGAGATCGCCTCCAACGCCCGATCGAGCCAATACTCGAAATGGGCGCTCCGCCACGCCATCGACCCCAAATTCATTTTAGAAGAAAAAGAAGCCGCCGATGCAGCCGCTGGACGATCGAAATGGATTGGGCAACAAGCACCAGATATCCAAGTCGAACGGCTGGATGGCACCCCCTGGAACTTGACGAGTCGGAAGGGAAAAGTCGTGGTCGTTGATTTTTGGGCGAGCTGGTGCGGACCCTGCATGAAGAGCTTGCCCGAAGTTGCCAAGATCGCGAGCGACTTTGCTCCGAGCGACGTCGAATTCCTCGCCTTGAACCTGGAGGAAGCACCGCAAGTGGCGCGCGCGGTGGCATCTGCCATGGGACTGCAGGAATGGACTGCTATTGATCGCGATGGTTCGATTGCCAAGTCGTATGGTGCAGCCGCTATTCCCTATACCGTTGTGATCGGCACAGACGGGATCATTCGGGCTGTGTTTATTGGTAGCACACCCGATACCGCCAATCGTTTGAGGGAGACGATTGCGAAAGCCCTCGCGGGAGACTCCAGCGTTGAGTAG
- a CDS encoding FG-GAP repeat domain-containing protein codes for MNVTHYWSRRSWKNASRIFFFFCIGSLGHPTSAWLSAVHFAPDEKESEAEASIERIERFCSDCHALPNPKSFERDVWHEEVRKGFEFYARSGRTDLQLPVIEEVVRYYRERAPESLPLEPSLKLEARWFDRFQIDKLDWKDETYIPPGIASIRWVESWEGNGELTGGGRLLVTDCRDGSINLITPSPGRSERKLLFRAQNPARVAMGDLNQDGRQDILVTDLGSLYPYDHGLGKVATLLRDSSADRFKPALIAGNVGRVADVAAGDLGGSSMPDLVVAEFGHRDTGSLFWLKNISTQSGGMQYEKIVLDPRPGAVRVELHDWDGDGQLDITALITQESEAVEIYRRQGDQFLRTTAWTANDLAFGSVGMELVDLDRDNDMDILLCNGDSFDNNFANASHGVGWLENLGSLRFKYHRIASLLGAYAAKGGDMDRDGDVDIVAVANLPASVKPERLRRESHPAIVIFENDGKEQFTPRGLSLDPPRHATIELADFNSDGRLDLAIGSLLFAPNEVAPRLTLWWQKP; via the coding sequence ATGAACGTCACCCACTATTGGTCCCGTCGGTCATGGAAAAACGCCTCGCGTATCTTCTTTTTCTTCTGCATCGGTTCCTTGGGCCATCCGACTTCCGCGTGGTTGAGTGCGGTCCACTTTGCTCCGGACGAAAAGGAGTCAGAGGCAGAGGCGTCCATCGAGCGGATCGAGCGGTTTTGCAGCGATTGCCATGCTCTTCCCAATCCGAAAAGTTTCGAGCGGGACGTGTGGCACGAGGAAGTTCGAAAGGGTTTTGAGTTTTACGCTCGATCGGGCCGAACCGATTTGCAGCTGCCCGTAATAGAAGAGGTTGTTCGCTACTACCGAGAGCGCGCGCCGGAATCTCTTCCGCTGGAACCGTCGCTTAAGCTCGAAGCGAGATGGTTCGATCGATTCCAAATCGACAAGTTGGATTGGAAGGACGAAACCTATATCCCCCCCGGGATCGCATCCATACGTTGGGTCGAATCGTGGGAAGGAAACGGGGAGCTAACGGGTGGGGGTCGGCTGCTGGTAACCGATTGTCGGGACGGCAGCATCAATCTGATCACCCCATCGCCGGGTCGATCGGAAAGGAAGCTCCTGTTTCGGGCACAAAACCCCGCGCGAGTCGCAATGGGAGATTTGAATCAGGATGGAAGGCAAGACATTCTCGTCACCGATCTCGGCAGCCTCTATCCGTATGACCATGGACTAGGCAAAGTTGCGACGTTGCTTCGGGATTCCTCGGCGGATCGATTCAAGCCTGCATTGATTGCGGGGAATGTCGGCCGCGTCGCCGATGTTGCAGCCGGCGATCTCGGTGGGAGTAGCATGCCCGATCTCGTCGTCGCCGAGTTTGGTCATCGCGACACTGGCTCGTTGTTCTGGCTCAAGAACATCTCTACCCAATCAGGGGGCATGCAATACGAGAAGATCGTTTTAGACCCTCGCCCCGGCGCGGTTCGCGTCGAGCTCCACGATTGGGACGGGGATGGCCAACTCGATATTACCGCTTTGATCACTCAAGAGAGCGAAGCGGTGGAAATCTATCGCCGGCAGGGAGACCAGTTCTTGCGCACCACCGCATGGACTGCGAACGATTTAGCGTTTGGTTCGGTAGGGATGGAACTCGTCGACTTGGACCGGGACAACGACATGGATATTTTGCTTTGCAACGGCGATTCCTTTGACAACAACTTTGCCAATGCCTCGCATGGGGTTGGTTGGCTCGAGAATTTGGGATCGCTCCGGTTCAAGTACCATCGGATCGCGTCTCTGTTGGGTGCGTACGCTGCGAAGGGAGGGGACATGGATCGGGACGGCGATGTCGATATTGTCGCCGTTGCCAATTTACCTGCTTCCGTCAAACCGGAACGACTGAGAAGGGAATCGCATCCCGCCATCGTGATTTTCGAAAACGATGGAAAGGAGCAGTTCACACCGCGAGGTCTGAGTTTGGATCCTCCTCGTCACGCAACGATAGAGCTTGCGGATTTCAACTCCGACGGGCGACTCGATCTCGCGATTGGATCGCTTCTGTTCGCCCCGAATGAAGTCGCTCCGCGGCTGACGCTTTGGTGGCAAAAACCTTAG
- a CDS encoding c-type cytochrome, which translates to MSSDRCWSNEAGWSMSQCVIVSMFALAVLGCVRNSTETVPEKAPAPTPETAWAPPDLSSASLDEQISFWSVARKESPGNKEFLTQYARTMRAVGRSSEAIQSLTQEDLEQLPALERASLFAEAGEWTRAKDTMREEGLLAVSAHKPAIDSLFQHVLRGDGSKAYDPTDDVQLANLILSFTGDRSSGGAIQNLQLDRVARIRRIADLQTMQMIAPKEAAIATMLRAVEDLQKPFLDSKLLETPTPSEGMADTAPRDGRLFRTHCAACHGIQGDSKGTASRFLEPQARNFLKEPMRYVSGIRSLATDEDLRKTIAEGLQGVSMPGFSQLPPDEIDALVREVRRLQRVGLEVAFKRRLQLDETTSAGETSAQAWIEARWRDVEALPIPTWLTASSIALSSDDTGEIKPAQLSAGAELFRKFACLNCHAGHDSGPITSTQFNDAIGRTIIARRFQNEPMRRGTDPIELYRRIFLGIPGTLHPKVLGELSDKETRALIDYVIALAKTAPSSGTNHNRRYPSW; encoded by the coding sequence ATGTCGAGCGATCGGTGTTGGTCGAACGAAGCGGGATGGTCGATGAGCCAATGCGTCATCGTTTCGATGTTTGCCCTGGCAGTTCTAGGGTGCGTCCGGAATTCGACAGAGACGGTTCCTGAGAAAGCCCCCGCACCGACCCCTGAAACGGCTTGGGCTCCACCAGATCTATCGAGCGCTTCGCTGGACGAGCAGATCTCTTTTTGGAGCGTCGCGAGGAAAGAGAGTCCAGGAAACAAGGAGTTCCTCACGCAGTATGCGAGAACCATGCGAGCCGTCGGACGCAGTTCCGAAGCCATCCAGTCGCTGACCCAGGAGGATCTTGAACAACTCCCTGCACTAGAGCGGGCTAGCTTGTTTGCAGAAGCCGGCGAATGGACTCGAGCAAAAGATACGATGCGTGAAGAGGGATTGCTGGCAGTGTCCGCGCACAAACCGGCGATCGATAGCTTGTTTCAACATGTGCTCCGAGGGGATGGTTCGAAGGCTTATGACCCTACCGACGATGTCCAACTCGCGAATTTGATCCTGTCCTTCACAGGGGATCGAAGCAGTGGTGGAGCGATTCAGAATCTCCAGCTCGATCGCGTGGCGAGAATCCGTCGTATCGCAGACTTGCAAACGATGCAGATGATCGCGCCTAAGGAAGCAGCGATTGCGACAATGCTTCGCGCCGTCGAGGATTTGCAAAAACCTTTCTTGGACTCCAAGTTGCTCGAAACACCAACGCCGTCGGAAGGAATGGCTGATACGGCGCCTAGAGATGGTCGGCTCTTCCGAACGCACTGCGCTGCGTGCCATGGAATCCAAGGAGATAGCAAGGGAACGGCCTCAAGGTTTCTGGAACCCCAAGCTCGCAACTTCCTGAAAGAGCCGATGAGGTACGTCTCGGGAATTCGATCGTTGGCCACCGACGAAGATCTGAGAAAGACCATTGCAGAAGGCTTGCAAGGGGTTTCGATGCCGGGATTTTCTCAGCTCCCTCCCGATGAAATCGATGCGTTGGTACGGGAAGTTCGAAGATTGCAGCGGGTTGGATTGGAGGTCGCTTTCAAACGCAGATTGCAATTGGATGAAACTACCTCTGCGGGTGAGACGAGCGCGCAGGCATGGATCGAAGCCCGTTGGCGCGACGTCGAAGCACTGCCCATACCTACTTGGCTGACGGCATCTTCGATCGCATTGTCGTCAGACGATACAGGGGAGATAAAACCCGCGCAGCTTTCTGCCGGTGCAGAGCTTTTTCGAAAGTTTGCTTGCCTCAACTGCCATGCCGGGCATGACTCCGGGCCTATTACTTCGACGCAATTCAACGATGCCATAGGAAGAACGATTATCGCGCGTCGATTTCAGAACGAACCGATGCGCCGGGGGACGGACCCCATTGAATTGTATCGGCGAATATTCCTGGGAATCCCCGGAACGCTTCACCCCAAGGTCCTGGGAGAACTTTCCGACAAAGAGACTCGCGCGCTGATCGACTATGTCATCGCACTGGCGAAAACAGCTCCGAGTTCTGGGACCAACCACAACCGCCGCTACCCTTCTTGGTAG
- a CDS encoding squalene--hopene cyclase: MWLAILLFICWGTIASGQTPSALRRENPVQGQGVSREVRDIYEKGLDWLITSQTPDGAWPSPNNPGPGPTGLCVMAFLAYGEDPNFGVHETPVRRAVQSLIREQDPKTGYLGGSMYHHGFATLALAEAYGAMDEKRLWDGADTPVDRRRSIGQALELAVRTSITSQDKNSTGGWRYAPNSTDADTSVSGAILVSLLAARNAGIEVPDKNIDRAISYFTSMTSKSGQVAYAGGLGGYDESQARVSIAALVYSIAGRKDLTEFKACTAFLKAKDAIKVGDHYGEYTAYYKAQALFQADIEAWEKWNKLLIQELRQSQKSDGRFDGSFGPNVATSLSLLSLALNFRFLPIYER, translated from the coding sequence GTGTGGTTGGCGATTTTGTTATTCATCTGCTGGGGGACCATCGCATCGGGACAGACCCCCTCGGCATTACGACGGGAGAACCCGGTCCAAGGGCAAGGGGTGTCGCGCGAAGTACGAGATATCTATGAAAAGGGATTGGATTGGCTCATCACGAGCCAAACGCCCGATGGTGCGTGGCCTTCGCCCAACAATCCTGGTCCCGGTCCAACGGGCCTTTGTGTGATGGCTTTCCTAGCCTACGGCGAAGATCCCAATTTCGGAGTTCATGAAACTCCAGTGCGCCGTGCTGTTCAGTCCTTGATACGCGAACAAGATCCGAAGACCGGTTATTTGGGTGGGAGTATGTATCACCACGGTTTTGCAACCCTCGCGCTAGCCGAAGCCTACGGGGCGATGGATGAGAAACGATTGTGGGATGGCGCAGATACTCCGGTTGACCGACGGCGTTCGATTGGTCAAGCCCTCGAATTGGCGGTGCGAACGTCGATCACCAGCCAAGACAAAAATAGCACGGGCGGCTGGCGATACGCCCCGAACTCCACGGACGCCGATACCTCGGTTTCCGGAGCCATCCTCGTTTCTCTCCTCGCAGCGAGGAATGCAGGGATCGAGGTACCCGACAAGAACATCGATCGAGCCATTTCATACTTTACCAGTATGACTTCGAAAAGCGGGCAAGTTGCTTATGCGGGTGGATTGGGTGGCTACGATGAGTCGCAAGCTCGCGTGTCGATCGCAGCCCTCGTCTACTCGATCGCAGGCCGCAAAGATTTGACCGAGTTCAAAGCCTGCACAGCCTTTCTCAAAGCCAAAGATGCGATCAAAGTCGGTGATCACTATGGCGAGTATACGGCCTACTACAAAGCACAAGCACTATTCCAAGCCGACATTGAGGCTTGGGAGAAATGGAACAAACTGCTGATTCAAGAACTCCGCCAAAGTCAAAAGTCTGACGGCCGATTCGATGGTAGCTTCGGCCCCAACGTCGCGACCTCCCTGTCGCTTCTATCCTTGGCACTCAACTTTCGATTCCTTCCAATTTACGAGCGCTAG
- a CDS encoding phosphoribosylanthranilate isomerase — MTRTNIDFPRLKFCGFTHPEDLENALRCGIDAIGLNFYSKSPRFLSPAPATDLARRAKGKVLRVGVFVDESPEVIARLVADDVIDVVQLHGDEELEYLHRFRSRAELASIPILRAVSWRGAEFPQDAQRCREWASQIGILGFLVDAHDPVQRGGTGKRARWDLLTPRPEAFLGLPFLLAGGITPENAEEAIRTVNPDGLDLASGIESSPGRKDQSKMTAVAAAARKAWA, encoded by the coding sequence ATGACCCGGACGAACATCGACTTTCCCAGACTCAAGTTCTGTGGGTTCACACACCCCGAGGACTTGGAGAATGCCCTGCGCTGCGGTATCGATGCCATCGGGCTGAACTTCTATTCCAAAAGCCCTCGCTTCTTGTCGCCTGCTCCAGCGACCGATCTCGCTCGCCGTGCTAAAGGGAAAGTGCTCCGGGTAGGGGTATTTGTGGACGAGTCGCCCGAGGTCATTGCGCGGCTTGTAGCGGACGACGTGATCGATGTGGTGCAACTCCATGGGGACGAAGAGTTGGAATACCTTCATCGGTTCCGGTCGCGTGCAGAGCTGGCTTCCATTCCTATCCTTCGCGCCGTTTCATGGCGAGGGGCTGAATTTCCGCAGGATGCACAGAGGTGCCGCGAATGGGCCTCTCAGATCGGAATCCTCGGTTTTTTGGTGGATGCCCACGACCCGGTCCAACGTGGGGGAACCGGAAAACGAGCACGTTGGGATTTGCTCACCCCACGGCCCGAGGCTTTCCTGGGGCTTCCTTTCTTGTTGGCAGGAGGAATCACTCCTGAGAACGCGGAGGAAGCCATTCGAACAGTGAATCCCGATGGGCTCGATTTAGCATCGGGAATCGAGTCTTCACCCGGTCGCAAAGACCAGTCGAAGATGACCGCCGTCGCGGCCGCTGCCCGGAAGGCTTGGGCATAA
- the pgl gene encoding 6-phosphogluconolactonase, protein MYHQTIVKTNAEDVALAAKDWLIETIQESIATRGFCSIALSGGSTPKRLYQLLAESSLEELDWSKVTLIWGDERNVPHDHVDSNYKMVREAWLDRIDPRHSRQLPHAFPVQISVNSPDRAAAEYELQIRRAIDPKGEYTNDFPPIDIILLGLGDDAHTASLFPETDALEETSRLFVANYVPKFAAYRLTLTAPMINSARNVAFLVCGISKRPALEVVLHGPRYPSEYPAQLVEPKHGRLLWFLDSAANPDQS, encoded by the coding sequence ATGTACCACCAAACGATTGTTAAAACGAACGCGGAGGATGTCGCGCTTGCTGCCAAGGATTGGTTGATCGAAACGATTCAAGAGTCTATCGCGACCCGAGGCTTTTGCAGTATTGCACTGTCCGGGGGTTCGACCCCCAAGCGTCTTTATCAACTGCTAGCGGAATCGTCGCTCGAAGAGCTGGATTGGTCGAAAGTGACGTTGATTTGGGGGGATGAACGCAACGTGCCACACGACCACGTTGATAGCAATTACAAAATGGTTCGCGAGGCATGGCTCGATCGCATCGATCCTCGCCACAGCCGACAACTTCCCCACGCATTCCCGGTTCAAATCTCCGTCAATTCCCCCGACCGAGCCGCAGCGGAATACGAACTCCAAATCCGTCGAGCGATCGACCCAAAAGGGGAATACACGAACGACTTCCCACCGATCGATATCATCTTGCTTGGCCTCGGAGACGATGCGCACACCGCATCCCTTTTTCCAGAAACCGATGCGCTCGAAGAGACGAGTCGACTGTTTGTTGCGAACTACGTCCCGAAATTCGCCGCCTATCGACTCACCCTAACCGCTCCGATGATCAACTCAGCGAGGAACGTCGCGTTCCTCGTATGCGGCATTTCTAAACGACCGGCCCTCGAGGTGGTTCTTCATGGTCCTCGCTACCCAAGCGAATACCCTGCACAACTCGTTGAACCGAAGCACGGTCGCTTACTCTGGTTCCTCGACTCTGCCGCGAACCCTGACCAATCCTAG